GAAAAGGCGACAAGCCAAAGGTATGTAAAAACATCCAATTTTCCGAACGATACTCAAGGAAcccatttttaaattgtttacaaaaattGTTAGTTTCCTATATACGTTgttattacatatttttttataaatcttaTCCAATAGTGTTGAATCGAAACCTTATCaatcttgtttgttttaaaaatgttcttattttttattgtgctaCTTTCGGTACTTATAACcacaaaattatttataaaaaccgAATGGATAAGTTGGTAAATTTATCAAACTGAATCTTTGTTGATATCGGTTTATGTTTTAGGGTTTGGGTCGAGTTTATAATGTTGTATTATTTACctttatttgaattttgttattttgattttcttttgttttttctctttattttcatGTCGTCTGATGTAATGCAAATGATACTATATCGATTCCTGGCAaatgcacacacgcactatcATCTTTACCCCCTCTCGCAAACCAACTGATACTTAAATATGTGTTATGTTTCAAATTCCAATGCTTAATGACCCGCTATGGTTTGTTATTGTCCTCGATGTTatacttgttttttgtttgtgtttcttttttacaccTTGTACCCGTGTGGTTAAACTTAAAACGATGAATTCTATGTTGCTAATCAAAGGATCTCAAATTACAGATGATGAAATTAGGAGCGCTGAGGAGAAATTTGCCGAATCGCTACAGCTCGCACAGGTTGGAATGTACAATCTGTTGGAGAATGATGTAagttgattaaatttaaagcAAGTGGTGAAATGTTATAATGGCGGTGTTTTTATACTAAATTCTTACGGAAAGCACAATGCTATAGtaataaaatcattatttaCTGTTGGGTTTTTTGTCGCATGCCGCATTCCTTTCTTGTGGTGGATTCTTGGACGTGTGGAACTGGTGTTTTATTCGGTTCTTTCAACATTCGACGCTAATTTGTAAGGTTGAGCAAGTCTCGCAGCTGGTAACATTCGCTGAGGGAATGCTCGATTATCATTCTCAATGTTCTGAAATATTGAAGGTATTGGTCGAAACACTAAATGAAAAGTAAGTTCACCATCATGTTATTAACCCGTATAGAGATATGCAGCTGAAATTTGTGCTCTGTTTTCCACAGACGTGAAGAAGCCGCAGCAAGGCCAAAGTCCGAATTCGTCCCCAAGACGCTTGCCGATCTGAACATCGAAATGCTCGGTTCGCAGGATGGAATGAACGGTGGGCCCCATTTCCTTAATCCCAATAGGTTGAACAATTCCCATCACCACATGTACAGCTCCCAGCAAAATCTGTCCAATAACAAAAACCACTCTtccaaccacaacaacaatagTAGCCACTTTAACCGCAACCGACTGTACGGCTCCCAGCAGAGCCTTGCGTCGTCGCGGAGCGGTGGCACCTCGAGTGCATTTAGCGGTGTAGGTGGCAGAACAGGCGACACGAGCGGCATTGGTAGTATTAGTAGTGCCGATGGGTCTGACATGCGCCCGCCGTCTTACGGTGGAACGTCCGTAGACAGCTGGTTGAACGCATGGGATCAGCCGAATAGTGGGGAATTTGCCGGAAACGGTAACAGTGTTGTTGGTGCAGGGTCTAAACCGGGCAAGATTACTGCAGCCACCAACAGCGGGACCAACAGTTGGTATAATAATAAGAGCAGTAACAGTACGATGTACAGTACCGCTACTACCAATAGCACCGCCATGTttgctaacaacaacaacttcagTGTACCTTGGTcaggtgatttgttttgttatttttcatttattagtgtttttattctttatgaTTAAGATTTTATTTACTATTCGATTTACTATTCGACCAGTGAGTAATGCAGtttgtcttctttttcttgaacaatcgtttttttaaatcatttgaatcattataaattttgatattttttcgtctttattgttttcggtttttgtttttttttggcacattGATTTAGTAGATTACATATGGAGGGAGTGGTTTGTTATAGTTGATTGATTTTCCTGTTAGTAATGAGTATTTCACTAAACTTGTCAATTTATGTGAGTTAACTCGTTGAGATTCACACTTTTTTATTCCATATTATCAACAATAGATACATTTAAAGACTACAATAAAATAAGACAACATCGAATAATTGATAGTTAAAAACTTTTCTTAATAGTATACCATAAAATTGTCGAAgcttataatttatttcatttctttattcctttaattataatttacattcttttttttattttcgttaggACGGCCATGCCATATACAAACAACATAGAACAATGAAACCTTAATTTGTCAAAAGACTCGTATTATTCACTGGTTATTTACTATTACTTTAAATTATGTATTATAAAGGAACATGTTTATGTGCTTTGGTGCAACTATTTATAGTTTAATGGTgatttttagtacaatttatttaataccCATCTTTCATCCTTGTAGTGTACAAGAACGCAGGCAGACGGTTACCATCATACAAAGAATCATACGCACAAACGTACTCACGTAGACAAGAACATATTACAGACCTATGTTAAAATGCATTGCACGTGCGATGTACTTAGTGAAACTATTAGAGGGCATGAAGTAGGAATGAATTTGTACAAAGTAATATCCAGATCTATTTCGTACGGATGCAAATGTGTTCGAAAACGCGCCCAATGTTACGGAAGGTGGACATAATAGTATGCGATAGTGCACTCTTCCCGTCCTGAACCGTACCACCTATCTGTTAACGTTCATGCTGGTGATGGGAATTTGCTTCACATTTATAGTAAAATGCATTTATAGTACTGTAAGCTAGTTACTCTTGTCGACCCTGACGAGGATCTTCGAAGTCCTTGCGCAATCCTTTGCTTCACATGTTTCATCACCAACTTCACACTTATCATTTGTTATTGGTACATTGGCAATTTGCAAACTTTTGTCACGGTTATAATAAGGGCtacgaattgttttttttttttttaaataattttctagCTGTTTTGGCTAGCTAAACAGTTTCGTTCTCAAAGAGGTACCAATTATGTGGTGTAGTTTGTGtatgttaaattttgattgcaTAATACTTCTCGTAGCATTGTATCTCATACTTTTATTCGGCACATCAATAATTGGTAATTAATGATTTGACTTACATAAGCCCTACAATGGGCGTTTATGCAAAAATCCATCacgttaaataaattttctttatgtGCTCCAATTTGTCCTAACCTAGAAGttgtcattaaattaaaaaaatatcaaatttacGAAAAACAGCTATTGGATCCCGTTTGTGGTATTTGCTATTCATGGTAATACAGTACACGTGTGGATTTTGGCTGGCATTTGTCCTTAAATCTGAACAGATTGTATCGTGTCCCGAGTGCAAGTCGGAGATTGCAATATTCTCGTTCATGCTATGATATTTTCTGGCAACGAATCTTTgatgcaaacatttaaactttatcgtttgtttcaaCTTTTGCTTGTTTCAATTTTGCCATTTCCTCCCTTTTTATTCAGTCCCGAATATTTACCTACAGTTTTCCTTTTATACATGATATACTTATTGGCATACGAAGTACTATTTGTCCCCTATTTGTCGATCAATGGTATGAACATGTGTGTCTTTCTGAATGATTGTTTATATATCTTCCTAtatatctctttctctttctatatttctctctttctcttctctcccgttctctctctttctctttcgctctgaTTTGGAAACAATCACAATCACTGTcgtcattgttttgttttttttcttcttaaatgtgtttttgctaCTTGTACGACTTACTTATCGCTAGGCGGTTCATCATCACATCTCAGTTCGCCGGTCAATAAACCGACACATCTGGAACTGTTGGGCAATGGGCAAGCACAGGCGCGTTCTACTAATGGTAAAAAGAATGAATCATCTCTTTTGGAACTCATAAGTAATATTATAATTTGgcataatttaatcaaaataaCACCACGTATTCTGTACATgtggaatgaaaagaaaaaaaaaacaatcaagaaTCTCTTTCTCAACGTCCCACTGTTTTGTCGTGAAAGATATGGTTTTGTAGCCTGTGTTTACAAGTTGAATCAATGCATTTATTTGGTTTATTTAATCTGTATGAAACGCctgcttgttgttgttcttttaatgtgttttttcaaTCATTAGTTTGTTATCAATTATTGTGCTTAGTCCTCTACCACGTGTTACAATAAACTTtagtttgctgtttgtgttgAATATATAATTCCGTTAAAATTGTGTTAGCAATATTCGCTTTAAGACTGCATGAATCGTCCATTTTTAGTTTGTATTAGTTTGGTTAATTATCTAAATTAGAAACCATCTGTTTCGTAGTTTTCGTTGTGTCATACGTTTCACATCTTCATTGTCTAAGTAAATGTGTACATCAGAAAATTAGACATCGACCAAATGCTCTGTTAGCTTCTCGCATCTGTTTGGTTTAGTATACTACCAGTCGAGGCATAAACAAATTAACGTACTAAGAAAAGGCAAATCAGTTGCATAAATAGCCAAACCAAAATCCTTCAAAGGATTATGCACCAGTACATGCCGCTACGATATATTTAACCTAGGCTAATAGTAGTTTGTACAAAACAGACCCAGTACCCATAGCGAACCAATACTTAACCAATCGTTTTCATGTATATTGTTACGTTTATTAGCATCACCATTGCCATCTCCGATGCGCTCTCCTGCAAGAACGCCAATGCCAACGAAACCCACACAACCGTGCTGCACAGCACTGTATGACTTTGAGCCAGAAAACCCGGGAGAGTTGGGTTTCAAGGTAAGCCATCCCATTTCTTACGCGACTGTCTGCGGATGAACTGATCATGATTTGCATTTGTTATACTTTGTAGGAAAATGATGTCATTACTCTCATTCAGCGCGTCGATGAGAATTGGTTTGAAGGCAGTTTGAATGGAAGAAACGGCTATTTCCCCCAGTCGTACGTACAGGTGACCGTACCACTGCCCAGCAATTAAGTCAACAACCAAGCGAAGCATACATAAGGTTATTACTCAAACAATAGTATGTTCAACTTACGACAGAAGAAAATCcgcaaacaaatattaatttaaagacGCAGAACACGGTGCCGGGCGCACTCGCGCGGGCGGTggaaaaaaatcgatcgaaaaatTTGTTGGGATAGTTGACTCACACGTTCACTGGTAGCAGTATATTTACTCAGTTGTGTTGGCAGgaacagcaaaaagcaaaaaaggacaaaatcaAAGCACTGTTTTTCAATCCAACGAACAAGCTGGGATTGAACCACATACACAAACTCATCTTAATAGCTAGCGCCAAATCGTCACAGTGGAAAACTAAAACATTCATTACAATCTATATTAACCTTAAGTCTCCTCCAGCAATTTTAGTCTTCAATCTACGAAACTAGTTTACTTGCAATGGCATCACTGATAggatgaagaaaagaaacaaaacgaaaaaaaaaaaccgttcctCACTTCCGACGATGCGTCTAAACCGAATCATATGAgattaacacacacacacacacacacacacagtaaggGACAGCAAAGGATCGATGTTTGGTTTGTCTAACCATACCATGAAACATTCACATAACATTCAACGTAACGTAAGTCAGACATGATTGAACGTAACGGTCATTATGTGTTGGGCAAATAAGTGCGCATTTTAATTGTCTCACTGAGGAAACGTTATACCCACTGAATTTCGAAGTTCATAGTGAAGTTTTAAATCGAGGCGAACATTTTATTTAGCAAACCATAACAttttaaatgcaaacg
This Anopheles marshallii chromosome 3, idAnoMarsDA_429_01, whole genome shotgun sequence DNA region includes the following protein-coding sequences:
- the LOC128716230 gene encoding endophilin-A encodes the protein MAFAGLKKQINKANQYVTEKMGGAEGTKLDLDFMEMERKTDVTVELVEELQAKTKEYLQPNPTARAKMAAVKGISKLSGQAKSNTYPQPEGILADCMLTYGKKLGEDSIFASALVEMGDSLKQMADVKYSLDDNIKQNFLEPLHQLQTKDLKEVMHHRKKLQGRRLDFDCKKRRQAKGSQITDDEIRSAEEKFAESLQLAQVGMYNLLENDVEQVSQLVTFAEGMLDYHSQCSEILKVLVETLNEKREEAAARPKSEFVPKTLADLNIEMLGSQDGMNGGPHFLNPNRLNNSHHHMYSSQQNLSNNKNHSSNHNNNSSHFNRNRLYGSQQSLASSRSGGTSSAFSGVGGRTGDTSGIGSISSADGSDMRPPSYGGTSVDSWLNAWDQPNSGEFAGNGNSVVGAGSKPGKITAATNSGTNSWYNNKSSNSTMYSTATTNSTAMFANNNNFSVPWSGGSSSHLSSPVNKPTHLELLGNGQAQARSTNASPLPSPMRSPARTPMPTKPTQPCCTALYDFEPENPGELGFKENDVITLIQRVDENWFEGSLNGRNGYFPQSYVQVTVPLPSN